One window of Tenacibaculum maritimum NCIMB 2154 genomic DNA carries:
- a CDS encoding RNA methyltransferase yields MRKLKNNELGRISVTEFKQVEKTPIIVILDNIRSLNNIGSVFRTSDAFLIEKIYLCGITATPPNKDIHKTALGATASVDWEHVEDTIEVVNTLQSEGITVLAIEQAEHSTMLNDFTPEKGKKYAIVMGNEVKGVQQDVINIANGCIEIPQLGTKHSLNISVSCGVVLWDLFSKLRV; encoded by the coding sequence ATGAGAAAACTAAAAAACAACGAATTAGGTAGAATTAGTGTTACTGAGTTTAAGCAAGTTGAAAAAACTCCAATCATTGTGATTCTTGATAATATTAGAAGCTTAAATAATATTGGATCGGTTTTTAGAACTAGCGATGCTTTCTTAATTGAAAAAATTTATCTCTGCGGAATTACTGCAACTCCTCCTAATAAAGATATTCATAAAACAGCTTTGGGAGCTACTGCTTCTGTTGATTGGGAGCATGTAGAGGATACTATAGAAGTGGTGAACACCTTGCAATCTGAAGGTATTACCGTATTGGCAATAGAGCAAGCTGAGCATAGTACGATGCTAAATGATTTTACTCCTGAAAAAGGTAAAAAATATGCGATCGTTATGGGAAATGAGGTAAAAGGAGTTCAACAAGATGTGATTAACATTGCTAATGGTTGTATTGAAATACCTCAACTGGGAACTAAACATTCTTTAAATATTTCTGTTAGCTGCGGTGTTGTTTTATGGGACTTATTTAGCAAATTAAGAGTTTAA
- the mutS gene encoding DNA mismatch repair protein MutS produces the protein MAKATTKKVTPLMKQYNTIKAKYPDAMLLFRVGDFYETFGEDAKKASEVLGIILTKRGAGSENETALAGFPHHSLNTYLPKLVKSGLRVAICDQLEDPKMTKTIVKRGVTELVTPGVALNDEVLHTKSNNFLATVHFGKKLLGVSFLDVSTGEFLIAQGNEEYIDKLLQNFSPSEILVQKQYKQRFLELFTNRFHTFYLEDWVFQKEYGEDTLKSHFKVQNLKGFGIDALEYGIIAAGAVLYYLSETQHNKLAHIQAISRIAEDNYVWMDRFTVKNLELYGGNSANSVTLLDIIDKTISPMGGRLLKRWLALPLKDMEQIKHRHELVNFMIEDEVFHEIVSYQLKQVSDIERLISKVATGKVSPREVVLLKNSLKAILPIKEAAEKSKNASVKSIGKLLNDCKPLITKINHTLFDDAPVNINKGNAIANGVSEELDELRGIANSGKEYLDNMLARETERTGIPSLKIAFNNVFGYYIEVRNTHKNKVPEEWIRKQTLVNAERYITEELKEYETKILGAEEKIQSLEAALFLDLIQYVIQYVEPVQHNAQLIAQLDCLLSFASLAIENHYVRPVLDKSTDLEIIKGRHPVIEKQLPIGEEYIANDVILNRSEQQIIMITGPNMSGKSAILRQTALIVLLAQMGSYVPAEKAKVGIVDKIFTRVGASDNISMGESTFMVEMNETASILNNISERSLVLLDEIGRGTSTYDGISIAWAISEYLHEHPAKAKTLFATHYHELNEMTSTFERIKNFNVSVKELEDSIIFLRKLVAGGSNHSFGIHVAKLAGMPSQVIHRANKILKQLEENHAQKEVKDTLKQAQHDEMQLSFFQLDDPLLEDLREEIVTTNIDALTPIEALMKLNEIKRMLVKK, from the coding sequence TTGGCAAAAGCAACCACAAAAAAGGTTACTCCATTAATGAAGCAATACAATACAATTAAGGCAAAGTACCCCGATGCTATGTTATTGTTTAGAGTAGGAGATTTTTATGAAACTTTTGGAGAAGACGCTAAAAAAGCCTCAGAAGTTCTAGGTATTATTTTGACGAAAAGAGGAGCAGGAAGTGAAAACGAAACAGCATTAGCAGGATTCCCGCATCACTCCTTAAATACCTACTTACCTAAATTAGTAAAATCGGGTTTACGAGTGGCTATTTGCGATCAGTTGGAAGACCCTAAAATGACCAAAACCATTGTAAAAAGAGGGGTTACAGAATTAGTAACACCAGGGGTAGCCTTAAATGATGAAGTATTACATACAAAAAGCAATAACTTTTTAGCAACCGTTCATTTTGGAAAAAAGTTATTAGGAGTTTCCTTTTTAGATGTATCTACAGGTGAATTTCTAATAGCCCAAGGAAATGAAGAGTATATAGATAAGTTATTGCAAAACTTTTCACCAAGTGAAATTTTGGTTCAAAAGCAATACAAGCAACGCTTTTTAGAGTTATTTACAAATAGGTTTCATACATTTTATTTAGAAGATTGGGTTTTTCAAAAAGAATATGGAGAAGATACTTTAAAAAGCCATTTTAAAGTTCAGAATTTAAAAGGATTTGGTATTGATGCGTTAGAATACGGAATCATAGCAGCAGGAGCGGTACTGTATTACTTATCAGAAACACAACACAATAAATTAGCACATATACAGGCTATTAGTAGAATAGCAGAAGATAATTATGTGTGGATGGATCGTTTTACCGTAAAAAACTTAGAGCTATATGGAGGCAATTCAGCCAATTCAGTAACCTTATTAGATATTATAGATAAAACGATTTCTCCCATGGGAGGAAGACTGTTAAAGCGCTGGTTGGCTTTGCCATTAAAAGATATGGAGCAAATAAAGCACCGTCATGAATTGGTTAACTTTATGATTGAAGATGAAGTCTTTCATGAAATAGTGAGCTACCAACTAAAACAAGTTTCAGATATAGAAAGACTTATTTCTAAAGTAGCAACAGGAAAAGTTTCTCCACGAGAAGTAGTGCTGTTAAAAAACTCTTTAAAAGCAATTTTACCCATAAAAGAAGCTGCTGAAAAAAGTAAGAATGCATCTGTAAAAAGTATAGGAAAGTTACTGAATGATTGCAAACCGTTAATCACAAAAATAAATCATACATTATTTGACGATGCTCCCGTAAATATTAATAAAGGAAATGCCATAGCAAACGGTGTTTCTGAAGAGTTAGACGAATTAAGAGGTATTGCCAATTCAGGAAAAGAATATTTAGACAATATGCTAGCTCGTGAAACAGAGCGAACAGGAATACCAAGCTTAAAAATAGCATTCAATAATGTTTTTGGATATTATATTGAAGTAAGAAATACCCATAAAAATAAGGTTCCTGAAGAATGGATTCGAAAGCAAACTCTTGTAAATGCTGAGCGTTATATCACAGAAGAATTAAAAGAATACGAAACAAAAATTTTAGGAGCAGAAGAAAAAATTCAAAGCCTAGAAGCAGCGCTATTTTTAGACTTAATTCAATATGTCATCCAATATGTAGAACCAGTACAGCACAATGCACAGCTAATAGCTCAGCTAGATTGTTTATTGTCTTTTGCTTCTTTGGCAATAGAAAACCATTATGTGCGTCCTGTTTTAGATAAAAGCACAGATTTAGAAATTATAAAAGGAAGACACCCTGTAATAGAAAAGCAATTGCCTATTGGTGAAGAATACATTGCTAATGATGTGATTTTAAACAGGTCTGAACAGCAAATAATTATGATAACTGGGCCTAATATGTCCGGTAAATCAGCCATATTACGTCAAACCGCTTTGATTGTATTATTAGCACAAATGGGAAGCTATGTACCTGCTGAAAAGGCAAAAGTTGGAATTGTAGATAAAATTTTTACAAGAGTAGGTGCAAGTGACAATATTTCAATGGGAGAATCTACTTTTATGGTTGAAATGAATGAAACAGCATCTATCTTAAATAATATTTCAGAACGCAGCTTAGTATTATTAGATGAAATAGGTAGGGGCACTTCTACTTATGATGGTATTTCTATAGCTTGGGCAATTTCAGAATACTTACATGAGCACCCTGCAAAGGCAAAAACATTATTTGCTACGCATTACCATGAGTTGAATGAGATGACAAGTACTTTTGAACGAATTAAAAACTTTAATGTATCAGTAAAAGAACTAGAAGACAGTATTATCTTTTTACGTAAGCTAGTTGCAGGAGGGAGTAATCATAGTTTTGGAATTCATGTGGCAAAACTAGCAGGAATGCCTTCACAGGTAATTCATAGAGCAAATAAAATTTTAAAGCAATTGGAAGAAAATCATGCTCAAAAAGAAGTAAAAGATACTTTAAAGCAAGCCCAACATGATGAAATGCAATTAAGCTTTTTTCAATTAGACGATCCTTTATTAGAAGATTTAAGAGAAGAAATTGTAACCACTAATATAGATGCGTTAACCCCTATTGAAGCATTGATGAAATTGAATGAAATTAAGCGTATGCTAGTTAAAAAATAA
- a CDS encoding universal stress protein, producing MKNILVPIGASENAISTLQYAVDFAKVIDAKIFVFRAYNVLTKAGAFVNADTTMQRETNLYLRTVIAAVNQKEVAIKMITAKGNVLDSITAIDRELGVDLIIMGPKSNSIKEEVFLGNTSGSIVKQTEIPMLIVPEGYVFSPISSVLTAFKSGIMKKKEVLAPLHKILNSFTSVSNLLLVKTPNHTDKDVVLDPELEKIKSKLTIAENATTFQGVLAHFQSHNPDMLCVFRRKRGFFKKLWEKNTILKEEFHCNVPLLVLSGKQ from the coding sequence ATGAAAAACATTTTAGTTCCTATTGGTGCTTCTGAAAATGCTATCAGTACACTACAATATGCTGTAGATTTTGCAAAGGTTATTGATGCAAAAATATTTGTATTTAGGGCTTACAATGTACTCACAAAGGCTGGTGCTTTTGTGAATGCAGATACTACCATGCAACGCGAAACCAACTTGTATTTACGTACAGTAATAGCCGCGGTAAACCAAAAAGAGGTAGCTATAAAAATGATTACTGCAAAAGGAAATGTATTGGATAGTATTACTGCCATTGATAGGGAGTTGGGTGTTGATTTAATTATTATGGGTCCTAAAAGTAACTCTATCAAAGAAGAGGTTTTTTTAGGAAATACTTCAGGTAGCATAGTAAAACAAACGGAAATTCCAATGTTAATTGTACCTGAAGGGTATGTTTTTTCTCCTATTTCATCTGTTTTAACTGCTTTTAAATCGGGTATCATGAAGAAAAAAGAGGTATTAGCTCCTTTGCATAAAATCTTAAATTCTTTTACCTCTGTTTCTAATTTATTACTAGTTAAAACGCCTAATCATACTGATAAAGATGTAGTTTTAGATCCGGAATTAGAAAAGATAAAATCAAAATTAACCATTGCTGAAAACGCTACTACTTTTCAAGGGGTTTTAGCCCATTTTCAATCGCATAACCCTGATATGCTGTGCGTTTTTAGACGTAAACGTGGTTTCTTTAAAAAATTATGGGAAAAGAATACCATTTTAAAAGAAGAGTTTCACTGTAATGTTCCTTTGCTGGTTTTAAGTGGGAAACAATAA
- a CDS encoding MATE family efflux transporter, which yields MNISFKQINQLAFPALIAGVAEPLLSTTDLAIVGNIPHNATESLAAIGIVGAFLSMLIWVFGQTRSGISAILSQYVGANRLEEVKNLPVQAMVIVIGVSMVILLLSYPFAQEIFEFYNASGKVLAYTVTYYKIRVFGFPFTLFTIAVFGTFRGLQNTFYPMLIAITGTVVNIVLDIVLVYGIKGCVPAMHIEGAAYASVFAQIIMACMSIILMLKKTSIPLKFSLPFNKEIPRFVNMVLHLFVRTIALNVALYFGTSYATAYGDDTIAAYTIGLNLWLMGAFMMDGYASAGNILSGKLLGAKNYKALLNLGNQLIIYGFLLGLFLAFVGSVFYNAIGSAFTKQPGVLAEFYNVFWIILLMQPVCSIAFIFDGIFKGLGEMKYLRNVLLIATTLVFVPTLLLLHKLNYKLYAIWIAFFFWMLGRGIPLILKFRRKFLPLSQKS from the coding sequence ATGAATATTAGTTTTAAACAGATCAATCAGCTTGCTTTTCCAGCGCTTATAGCAGGAGTAGCAGAACCATTACTATCTACTACAGATTTAGCAATAGTAGGAAATATACCTCATAATGCCACAGAAAGTTTAGCAGCTATTGGAATTGTGGGAGCATTCTTATCAATGCTTATTTGGGTATTTGGACAAACTAGAAGTGGAATATCAGCCATCCTATCGCAATATGTTGGGGCAAACCGATTGGAAGAGGTTAAAAATCTACCAGTACAAGCAATGGTTATTGTTATTGGAGTAAGTATGGTAATTTTGTTATTGAGTTATCCATTTGCTCAAGAAATATTTGAATTTTATAATGCTTCCGGAAAAGTATTAGCATATACAGTAACTTACTATAAAATTAGAGTATTTGGATTTCCTTTTACATTATTTACAATTGCTGTTTTTGGTACTTTTAGAGGGCTCCAGAATACTTTTTATCCAATGTTAATAGCCATTACAGGAACTGTAGTAAATATTGTTTTGGATATTGTTTTGGTATATGGAATAAAAGGTTGCGTTCCAGCAATGCATATTGAAGGAGCTGCCTATGCAAGTGTTTTTGCACAAATAATTATGGCATGTATGTCCATTATTTTAATGCTCAAGAAAACAAGTATTCCTTTAAAATTTAGTTTGCCATTCAATAAAGAAATTCCACGATTTGTAAATATGGTATTGCATTTGTTTGTAAGAACTATTGCTTTAAATGTAGCATTGTATTTTGGAACCTCTTATGCTACAGCTTATGGTGATGATACTATTGCTGCTTACACAATAGGTTTGAATTTATGGTTAATGGGAGCATTTATGATGGATGGTTATGCCAGTGCTGGAAATATTTTATCAGGAAAACTATTGGGAGCAAAAAATTACAAAGCATTGCTAAACTTAGGAAATCAACTAATTATTTATGGCTTTTTATTGGGGCTTTTTTTAGCTTTTGTAGGAAGTGTCTTTTACAATGCAATAGGAAGTGCTTTTACAAAACAACCAGGGGTGTTAGCAGAATTTTACAATGTTTTTTGGATTATTTTATTAATGCAACCAGTTTGCTCAATAGCTTTTATTTTTGATGGAATATTTAAAGGCTTAGGTGAAATGAAATACTTAAGAAATGTATTGCTAATAGCAACTACCTTAGTGTTTGTACCAACGCTATTGCTTTTGCATAAGCTAAACTATAAATTATATGCTATTTGGATTGCTTTTTTCTTTTGGATGTTAGGAAGAGGAATTCCATTGATTTTAAAATTTAGAAGAAAGTTTTTACCACTCTCTCAAAAATCTTAA
- a CDS encoding enoyl-CoA hydratase/isomerase family protein produces the protein MTTTRKNGSLYTSIQNRIATIVFGHPASNSFPSELLVRLAEEFSKLSKNEAVSVIVLKSEGDRAFCAGASFDELVGIHTLEEGKHFFSGFANVINAMRTCAKLIIGRIQGKTVGGGVGLAAACDYVLATEAASIKLSELTIGIGPFVIAPAVERKIGVSGLAELSLAATDWKTAYWAKEKGLYAKVYETVKELDEEVEILAEKLGSYNPEALLEIKRVLWKGTESWDSLLIERAEVSGKLVMSDFTKKALIKFKK, from the coding sequence ATGACCACTACTAGAAAGAACGGAAGTTTATATACTTCTATCCAAAACCGTATTGCAACAATAGTGTTTGGGCATCCTGCAAGTAATTCTTTTCCAAGTGAATTATTAGTTAGGTTAGCAGAAGAGTTTTCTAAATTATCCAAAAATGAAGCAGTATCCGTAATTGTTTTAAAATCTGAAGGAGATCGAGCTTTTTGTGCTGGAGCATCTTTTGATGAGTTAGTAGGAATCCATACTTTAGAAGAAGGAAAGCATTTCTTTTCGGGTTTTGCCAATGTAATTAATGCTATGAGAACTTGTGCTAAGTTAATTATAGGACGAATTCAAGGAAAAACCGTGGGAGGAGGTGTTGGTTTGGCAGCAGCTTGTGATTATGTACTAGCAACAGAAGCAGCATCTATTAAACTGTCAGAGTTAACCATAGGTATCGGACCTTTTGTAATTGCGCCAGCAGTAGAGCGTAAAATAGGAGTAAGTGGTTTGGCAGAATTATCTTTGGCTGCCACTGATTGGAAAACAGCTTATTGGGCAAAAGAAAAAGGATTGTATGCAAAAGTTTATGAAACAGTAAAAGAATTGGATGAAGAGGTTGAGATATTAGCAGAAAAACTGGGCTCATATAATCCGGAAGCATTGCTAGAAATAAAAAGGGTGTTGTGGAAAGGAACAGAAAGCTGGGACTCTTTATTAATAGAGCGTGCAGAGGTTTCAGGAAAACTAGTGATGTCTGACTTTACAAAAAAAGCACTAATTAAGTTTAAAAAATAA
- a CDS encoding 6-pyruvoyl trahydropterin synthase family protein has translation MANIRITKQFNFETGHALYGYDGKCKNVHGHSYKLSVTVIGQPITDASNVKYGMVIDFGDLKRIVKEDIVDVFDHATVFNKNTPHIELAKELQDRDHHVILVDYQPTSEMMVIDFAEKIKKRLPENIQLYALKLQETATSFAEWYASDN, from the coding sequence GTGGCAAATATTAGAATAACAAAGCAGTTTAATTTTGAAACAGGGCATGCTTTATATGGCTATGACGGAAAGTGTAAAAATGTACATGGTCATAGTTATAAGCTATCTGTTACGGTGATAGGACAACCCATAACAGATGCTTCTAATGTAAAGTATGGAATGGTGATTGATTTTGGCGACTTAAAAAGAATAGTTAAAGAAGATATTGTTGACGTTTTTGACCATGCTACCGTATTTAATAAAAACACACCACATATTGAATTAGCAAAAGAATTACAAGATAGAGATCATCATGTTATTTTAGTTGATTACCAGCCTACTAGTGAAATGATGGTGATTGATTTTGCTGAAAAAATTAAAAAAAGATTACCTGAGAATATTCAATTATATGCTTTAAAATTACAAGAAACAGCTACCAGCTTTGCAGAATGGTATGCTTCTGATAATTAA
- the pth gene encoding aminoacyl-tRNA hydrolase has protein sequence MKKFLIVGLGNIGAKYENTRHNIGFKIVDAFVKEHNETFTTEKLGDIAKLKVKGKTVIVLKPSTYMNLSGKAILYWLKKEHIEKENLLVITDDLNIDFGTLRIKGKGSSGGHNGLKDIQEKLHTGTYPRFRFGVGAHYQKGKQVDYVLGEWSADEESAMIERIPTSVKAIHSFITAGMSNTMNEFNGK, from the coding sequence ATGAAAAAATTTTTAATAGTAGGGCTCGGTAATATTGGTGCGAAATATGAAAATACTCGTCATAATATAGGATTTAAAATTGTAGATGCTTTTGTTAAAGAGCACAATGAAACGTTTACTACTGAAAAACTAGGCGATATTGCTAAACTTAAGGTGAAGGGTAAAACAGTTATTGTTTTAAAACCTTCTACCTATATGAATTTAAGTGGTAAAGCTATACTATACTGGCTAAAAAAAGAACATATTGAAAAAGAAAATTTACTTGTTATTACCGATGACTTAAATATTGACTTCGGTACCCTACGTATAAAAGGGAAGGGGAGTTCTGGTGGTCATAATGGATTAAAAGATATTCAAGAAAAGTTGCATACAGGTACTTATCCCCGATTTAGGTTTGGAGTAGGGGCTCACTATCAAAAAGGGAAACAAGTGGATTACGTTTTAGGAGAATGGTCTGCTGATGAAGAAAGTGCTATGATTGAGCGCATTCCTACCTCTGTAAAAGCTATTCATTCTTTTATTACCGCAGGTATGTCAAATACGATGAATGAATTTAATGGGAAATAA
- a CDS encoding 50S ribosomal protein L25/general stress protein Ctc, with amino-acid sequence MKSITINGSQRESVGKKATKALRNAGKVPCVLYGGDKPVHFSAEEIAFKNLVYTPNVYTASIEIGGTTYAAILQDIQFHPVTDKILHVDFYQLFENKEVTMNIPLRLVGVSKGVMIGGALRHNLRKLKVKALPSNLPDFIEADITELQIGNKLYVTELKNDNYTLLHPDNTVVAQVRMSRNAAKAATEAEA; translated from the coding sequence ATGAAATCAATTACAATCAATGGATCTCAAAGAGAAAGCGTAGGTAAAAAAGCAACTAAAGCCTTACGTAATGCTGGAAAGGTTCCTTGCGTATTATACGGAGGAGACAAACCAGTTCACTTTTCAGCGGAAGAAATAGCTTTCAAAAACCTAGTGTACACTCCAAATGTATATACTGCGTCGATTGAAATCGGTGGAACAACATATGCTGCTATCTTACAAGATATTCAGTTTCACCCAGTAACTGACAAAATTTTACATGTAGATTTTTATCAGTTATTTGAAAACAAAGAAGTTACTATGAACATTCCTCTTCGTTTAGTTGGTGTTTCTAAGGGTGTGATGATTGGTGGTGCTTTACGTCATAATTTACGTAAATTAAAAGTAAAAGCATTACCATCTAATTTACCAGACTTTATTGAAGCTGATATTACGGAGTTACAAATTGGTAATAAACTATATGTAACTGAGTTGAAAAATGATAACTATACTTTATTACACCCAGATAATACTGTGGTTGCACAAGTAAGAATGTCTCGTAATGCGGCTAAAGCTGCTACTGAGGCAGAAGCTTAA
- a CDS encoding ribose-phosphate pyrophosphokinase, with protein sequence MTTNQLNPKIFACSQSIELAKEIATKYGTTLGKVNTTHFSDGEFQPAFEESVRGRRVFIIGSTFPSADNLMEMLLMLDAAKRASARHITAVMPYFGWARQDRKDQPRVAIGAKLVANLLQSAGATRIMTMDLHADQIQGFFEKPVDHLYASTIFLPYLKSLNLANLTIASPDMGGSKRAYAYSKYLESDVVICYKQRKRANVVSHMELIGEVEGKHVVLVDDMIDTGGTLTKAADLMIERGALSVRAVCTHPILSGDAYEKIQNSSLTELIISDTIPLKKKVSKIKVVSCATLFADVMHKVQENTSISDEFLM encoded by the coding sequence ATGACTACAAATCAATTAAATCCGAAAATATTTGCTTGCTCTCAAAGTATTGAGTTAGCAAAGGAAATTGCTACAAAATATGGCACAACCTTAGGAAAAGTAAACACCACTCATTTTAGTGATGGAGAATTTCAGCCTGCTTTTGAGGAGTCTGTAAGAGGAAGACGCGTTTTTATTATTGGTTCCACATTTCCATCAGCAGATAACTTAATGGAAATGCTTTTGATGCTAGACGCTGCCAAACGTGCTTCTGCAAGACATATTACCGCGGTAATGCCTTATTTTGGATGGGCTCGTCAAGACAGAAAAGACCAACCTCGTGTAGCTATTGGTGCAAAGCTTGTAGCTAATTTACTACAAAGCGCAGGAGCTACAAGAATTATGACAATGGATTTACACGCCGATCAAATTCAAGGTTTTTTTGAAAAACCCGTAGATCATTTATACGCTTCTACCATATTTTTACCTTATTTAAAATCGTTGAACTTAGCTAATTTAACAATTGCTTCTCCTGATATGGGAGGTTCTAAAAGAGCTTACGCCTATTCTAAATACTTAGAGTCTGATGTTGTAATTTGCTATAAACAACGTAAAAGAGCAAATGTAGTTTCTCATATGGAGTTAATTGGTGAAGTAGAAGGGAAGCATGTTGTTTTAGTAGATGACATGATTGATACTGGAGGTACACTTACCAAAGCTGCTGATTTGATGATAGAAAGAGGAGCATTAAGCGTTCGTGCTGTTTGTACGCATCCTATTCTTTCAGGAGATGCTTATGAGAAAATTCAAAATTCTAGTTTAACAGAATTAATCATTTCTGATACCATCCCTTTAAAAAAGAAGGTATCTAAAATAAAAGTTGTATCTTGCGCCACTTTATTTGCTGATGTGATGCATAAGGTTCAGGAGAACACATCTATTAGCGATGAATTTTTAATGTAA